The Methylococcus sp. Mc7 genomic sequence CCCCGCGTTCCTCGGCAAACCGTGCCGACCCATTCGACGTCAAGGCGCCTTTGGGTCTTTATGCGGCCGAGGGTCGAGGGGAGGGCGGTGCCCACCTGATGGTGGCCAGCGAGGGGGTCACCTACTCCATTCTTGACATTTCGACCGGGAACAAGCGTCGGCTTCTCACTTTACCGGCTGGTACGGCGTTGTACGATTTCAAGGCCGCGACTCCCTATGCCTGGTCTCAGGACAGCAGCAAGCTGGGATTCGTGCGGACTATCATACCCATCGAAAGTTCGCGAGGCGAGGAAAGTGTGCTTGGTGTGCTGACCCAGTCGGCTTTGGGACGGTTTGATCCGGCAGATAATCCTTTTCTCCAGGAAAACGCGGTAGAAATATTTGACCTGAAGGACACTAAGCATTCACGGCTCCTTGCTCGAACGGCCGGCGGGGAGGTATTCAAAAGCCTATCGTGGAGTCCGGACGGCTCCTCGTTCATGGCGCTGGCGGAGCGTCCGGTAAAGCTGCGCGGACGCAAGTATCCGGTCTACTATCCAGAAAAGGCCTATACGGTTTACAGATTCTATGATTCGGCGTTGAATCCGATCGCTACGCTGGACAAGCCGGAGCTCGGCAGCTACCAGCAACAGCCGTTTTATCTTTCGTCACAGGATGTTCTGTTTCCGGTCATCGATGGCTTGAGTGGTCGGCTTTATCGCTATAACGTCGGCGGTGGGGCGCTCGAGAAGATTACTTCCACAGAGGGGGAGTACTGGGCGCTCCAGGCTAGCGCCGTTCGGCAGCAGTTGGTGTTCGCTCACAGCTCCTTTGTCGATCCGCCGGAGTTATACCGGATGAGTCTGGACGGATCCGCCATGACCGCTTTGACGGCGGATAATGCCCAGGCGAAGGCGCAAAATTCCGTTCAAGTTCATACGATTTCGTTCCCTGTCAAAAGCGGCGAGCAGCGTTCGGCTTATCTCATCCAGCCTGCGGGAACAGTATTTCCCCCTCGCAATGTTCCGATGGTGCTGTGGCAGCAGGGCGGTCCCGGCGGCGAGATGATCAACAGTTGGAGCGCCGCCGCCGAGTCGCCTTTCAATTTGTTGCCAAACTTCGGCCTTTCCGTTCTGGTGCTGCCTTTACAGATGCGTCCTGGGTGGGGAGAAAAACAATGGTTCGATCTGGCAAACGGCCGCAGTTTCGGCCGGATAGATATCGATGAGGCGGCGCAGTTCGTACGTAAGCTGGTGGCCAAAGGCTACACATCCAAACAGCGGATCGGAATTGCCGGCTGTTCTTACGGCGGCTATTTTTCGAGCCAG encodes the following:
- a CDS encoding prolyl oligopeptidase family serine peptidase is translated as MGRYAGFIIFVAFVGFSPISAFGAMPPGQPNERLIVGADEVPRDLLSAEEVEKIRILQAAAAPRVLSGIDPAGRVALVLRPNNEDELGFLDIDTGGFTPVDIEETQEPVLDGSKALRWTNGTEMLTWAKGDAGDDSWVLLRIDRLTGKVSRSPLMLDAGDTPASLSPDGRFLLVAAIPNTKVSGKRVAAPRSSANRADPFDVKAPLGLYAAEGRGEGGAHLMVASEGVTYSILDISTGNKRRLLTLPAGTALYDFKAATPYAWSQDSSKLGFVRTIIPIESSRGEESVLGVLTQSALGRFDPADNPFLQENAVEIFDLKDTKHSRLLARTAGGEVFKSLSWSPDGSSFMALAERPVKLRGRKYPVYYPEKAYTVYRFYDSALNPIATLDKPELGSYQQQPFYLSSQDVLFPVIDGLSGRLYRYNVGGGALEKITSTEGEYWALQASAVRQQLVFAHSSFVDPPELYRMSLDGSAMTALTADNAQAKAQNSVQVHTISFPVKSGEQRSAYLIQPAGTVFPPRNVPMVLWQQGGPGGEMINSWSAAAESPFNLLPNFGLSVLVLPLQMRPGWGEKQWFDLANGRSFGRIDIDEAAQFVRKLVAKGYTSKQRIGIAGCSYGGYFSSQSVVRYPRLYAAANPACSLLDIPTEFASGYAAFIAFLEGKTPYQDLRKYRADSPVYQAHRVVTPTLVFHGSQDFLPVGIAANFYAGISGQGTPARMVEFNGEGHGIHEPKNVLYQAQEQIAWFRYYLGQDR